Genomic segment of Thiomonas sp. FB-Cd:
TCAGCATGTTGTCCAGTGGAAGCTGGGCGTTGCCGGGTCCGAACAGCTTGCCGTGGCCGCAGGCCACCAGCTCATCATGGGTGTAGGAAGATTGGGGTTTCATGGGCAGTGGCGCAATGGAACCGTGCAGTTTAGCCGGCCGCGGCGTTTGCCCGCCCAAGGAGGCAGCCATCGGCCTGCGGGCTGTTAAAGTGGCGACCATGATCGGACGCATCCACGGCACCCTGCTCGACAAGACCCCACCCCAGATCCTGGTGGACTGCTCCGGCGTGGGCTACGAAATCGATGTCCCGATGAGCACGCTGTACACCCTTGCGGCCATTGGGCAGACGGTGACTCTGCTGACGCATCTGGCAATTCGCGAGGATGCGCACCAGCTCTTCGGTTTTGCCACCGCTCAGGAGCGTGAAGCCTTTCGCGCACTGATCAAGATTTCCGGCGTGGGCGCGCGCATTGCGCTGGCCGTGCTGTCGGGCCTGAGCGTGAACGAACTCGCGCAGGCCATCGCGGCGCAAGATCCTGCGCGACTCACGCGCGTGCCGGGCATCGGCAAGAAGACCGCCGAGCGGCTGCTCCTTGAGTTGCGCGGCAAGCTCGGACCGAATCTTGGCCGTCCTGCTGGAGCGATCACGGCGCCTGGTCATGCCGACGTGCTGCAGGCGCTGCTGGCGCTGGGCTATTCCGAACGCGAGGCAACAGCCGTCGTGGGCAAACTACCCGCCGATTGTGGCGTGGACGATGGCATCCGCCAGGCACTGAAGCTGCTGGCCAAGGGTTAAGTGTGGCGCATGCGTGTGGGCTCTGCCCAAGCCAGGCGCAGGGAGCCAGGCACGACGCCCGTGTTTCCGTTTCCGCGAAACTGGATAAAATGACAGCCTCATCCGGCACCATCAAGCATCAGGCTCATCAGGCTCGGGGGTGTCCTGGCGATCGCAATGCCGCACCGATG
This window contains:
- the ruvA gene encoding Holliday junction branch migration protein RuvA, which encodes MIGRIHGTLLDKTPPQILVDCSGVGYEIDVPMSTLYTLAAIGQTVTLLTHLAIREDAHQLFGFATAQEREAFRALIKISGVGARIALAVLSGLSVNELAQAIAAQDPARLTRVPGIGKKTAERLLLELRGKLGPNLGRPAGAITAPGHADVLQALLALGYSEREATAVVGKLPADCGVDDGIRQALKLLAKG